One stretch of Cohnella algarum DNA includes these proteins:
- a CDS encoding trans-sulfuration enzyme family protein, which yields MSRQSESDFERNETRFATKLIHFGKEIDETTGASSVPIFQASTFHHFDLDNPPKHDYSRSGNPTREALEEYIALLEGGANGFAFASGMAAISTAFLLLSAGDHVIVTEDVYGGTYRLLTTVLNRLQIDSTFVDMTDFEQVKAALRPNTKAVFIETPSNPTLKITDIAEVAGWAKENGLLSMLDNTFMTPYHQRPIELGVDVVIHSATKFLGGHSDVLAGLIVTRDESLGRRVKQLQNGLGTVLGAQESWLLMRGMKTLRVRMAESERGAAKLARWLQAHPAVGRVYYPGLEGHPGREVHERQSLGYGAVVSFDVGDGERARRLLGRVRLPLVAVSLGAVESILSYPAMMSHAAMPKEVRLARGITDGLVRYSVGLEDADDLIADLQQALESTE from the coding sequence ATGAGCAGACAATCCGAATCCGACTTCGAACGGAACGAGACGCGCTTTGCGACCAAGCTGATTCATTTCGGCAAGGAGATCGACGAAACGACGGGGGCGTCCAGCGTTCCGATTTTCCAGGCTTCGACCTTTCATCATTTCGATTTGGACAACCCTCCGAAGCACGATTACAGCCGCTCGGGCAATCCGACGCGGGAAGCGCTCGAGGAATATATCGCCCTGCTCGAAGGAGGCGCGAACGGCTTCGCGTTCGCGTCCGGGATGGCCGCCATCTCGACGGCCTTTCTGCTGCTGTCCGCGGGCGACCACGTCATTGTGACGGAGGACGTTTACGGCGGCACCTACCGATTGCTGACGACCGTGCTGAACCGTCTGCAAATCGACTCGACGTTCGTCGACATGACCGACTTCGAGCAGGTTAAGGCGGCGCTCCGGCCGAACACGAAAGCGGTGTTCATCGAGACGCCGTCCAACCCGACGCTGAAAATTACCGACATCGCCGAAGTCGCCGGTTGGGCCAAAGAGAACGGACTGCTGTCGATGCTCGACAACACGTTCATGACGCCTTATCATCAGCGTCCGATCGAGCTCGGGGTTGACGTCGTCATCCACAGCGCGACCAAATTTTTGGGCGGGCACAGCGACGTGCTGGCCGGGTTGATCGTCACGAGAGACGAGTCGCTCGGCCGCCGCGTCAAGCAGCTGCAAAACGGGCTGGGCACCGTCCTGGGCGCCCAGGAAAGCTGGCTGCTGATGCGGGGGATGAAGACGCTGCGGGTGCGGATGGCGGAGAGCGAGCGCGGGGCGGCCAAGCTGGCCCGGTGGCTGCAAGCCCATCCGGCCGTCGGGCGCGTGTACTACCCGGGACTTGAAGGCCATCCGGGCCGCGAGGTTCACGAGCGTCAATCGCTCGGGTACGGCGCCGTCGTGTCGTTTGACGTTGGCGACGGAGAACGGGCCCGCCGGCTGCTGGGGCGCGTTCGCTTGCCGCTCGTCGCGGTCAGCCTCGGCGCGGTCGAAAGCATTTTGTCTTACCCGGCGATGATGTCCCATGCGGCGATGCCGAAGGAGGTCCGGCTGGCCCGGGGAATTACGGACGGGCTCGTGCGGTACTCGGTCGGTCTCGAAGACGCGGACGACCTGATCGCGGATTTGCAGCAAGCTCTAGAATCGACGGAATAA
- a CDS encoding PLP-dependent transferase codes for MNIESRLAQIGSQNDPQTGAVSYPIYNATAFRHPKLGQSTGFDYSRTKSPTRSVLEAAAADLESGDAGFACSSGMAALQTIFALFGQGDQLIVSLDLYGGTYRLLEKIMSRFGVSASYVDTDDMDALEAHWTPATKAVLIETPTNPLMMITDLAKVSAWAKRKGMLTIVDNTLLTPYLQRPIELGADIVIHSATKYLGGHNDVLAGLIVTKGKELSEQMAFLHNSIGAVLGPQDSWLLMRGMKTLALRMERHESNSVRLAQWLKEHPAVEEVYHPALPHHPGHEIQKRQASGNTGIFSFRMKDARTVEPILRHLKLIAFAESLGGVESLLTYPAVQTHADIPEEIRRKVGVDDRLLRFSVGIEHIDDLIADLDNAIGEALREIGKE; via the coding sequence ATGAACATTGAAAGCCGCTTGGCCCAAATCGGTTCCCAAAACGACCCCCAGACCGGGGCGGTAAGCTATCCGATCTACAACGCTACCGCTTTCCGCCACCCGAAGCTCGGACAGAGCACCGGGTTCGACTATTCCCGCACGAAAAGCCCGACGAGATCGGTGCTTGAGGCCGCCGCGGCCGATTTGGAAAGCGGCGATGCAGGCTTCGCCTGCAGCTCGGGAATGGCTGCGCTGCAAACGATTTTCGCCTTGTTCGGGCAGGGCGACCAATTGATTGTGTCGCTCGATTTGTACGGCGGCACCTACCGCTTGCTGGAAAAAATCATGTCCCGCTTCGGCGTCTCCGCCTCTTACGTCGACACCGACGACATGGACGCGCTGGAAGCTCATTGGACGCCCGCGACCAAGGCGGTGCTCATCGAAACGCCGACGAATCCGCTCATGATGATCACCGATCTTGCGAAGGTATCCGCATGGGCCAAGCGCAAGGGCATGCTGACGATCGTCGACAACACGCTGCTGACGCCGTATTTGCAGCGCCCGATCGAGCTCGGCGCCGATATCGTCATCCACAGCGCCACCAAATATTTGGGCGGGCATAACGACGTGCTGGCGGGCCTGATCGTCACCAAGGGCAAGGAGCTGTCGGAGCAGATGGCGTTTTTGCACAATTCGATCGGCGCCGTGCTCGGCCCGCAGGATTCGTGGCTGCTGATGAGAGGAATGAAGACGCTGGCGCTGCGGATGGAGCGGCACGAATCCAATTCCGTCCGGCTCGCGCAATGGCTGAAGGAGCATCCGGCCGTCGAGGAAGTGTACCATCCGGCGCTGCCCCACCATCCCGGCCATGAGATCCAGAAGCGCCAGGCATCGGGCAATACCGGCATTTTCTCGTTCCGGATGAAGGACGCGAGAACGGTCGAGCCGATTTTGCGCCATTTGAAGCTGATCGCCTTCGCGGAAAGCCTGGGCGGCGTCGAATCGCTGCTCACCTATCCGGCGGTTCAGACGCACGCGGACATTCCGGAGGAAATCCGCCGCAAGGTCGGCGTCGACGATCGGCTGCTGCGCTTCTCGGTCGGCATCGAGCATATCGACGATCTCATCGCCGACCTGGACAACGCGATCGGCGAGGCGCTTCGCGAAATCGGAAAGGAGTAA
- the metA gene encoding homoserine O-acetyltransferase MetA, whose protein sequence is MPIKVPDHLPAKEILAGENIFVMDESVAYKQDIRPLRIAILNLMPTKETTETQLLRLIGNTPLQVEVVLLHPKTHTSKNTSAEHLETFYKTFDDISHQRYDGMIITGAPVEQLPFEDVTYWEELKDIMDWSARNVTSTFHICWAAQAGLYHHFGVPKHDLPQKLFGVFPHTIAKRNVRLLRGFDEMFYVPQSRHTEVRREDIEKVPGLEILSESEDSGVYIAATENGRQIFVTGHSEYDPLTLKWEYDRDKAKGLRIDVPQNYFPNNDPSRLPLSTWRAHANLLFSNWLNYYVYQETPYDLGAGI, encoded by the coding sequence ATGCCGATTAAAGTGCCCGACCATTTGCCGGCCAAGGAAATTCTCGCCGGAGAGAATATATTCGTCATGGATGAGAGCGTAGCCTACAAGCAGGATATTCGGCCGCTGCGAATCGCGATCCTGAATTTGATGCCGACCAAGGAGACGACCGAAACGCAGCTGCTGCGGCTGATCGGCAATACGCCGCTGCAGGTAGAGGTCGTCCTGCTTCACCCGAAAACCCATACGTCCAAAAACACGTCGGCGGAGCATTTGGAAACATTTTACAAAACGTTCGACGATATCAGCCATCAGCGGTATGACGGCATGATCATTACCGGGGCTCCCGTCGAGCAGCTTCCGTTCGAGGACGTCACGTACTGGGAAGAGCTGAAGGACATTATGGACTGGAGCGCCCGCAACGTAACCTCGACGTTCCACATTTGCTGGGCGGCGCAAGCGGGGCTTTATCACCATTTCGGCGTACCGAAGCACGATTTGCCGCAAAAGCTGTTCGGCGTGTTCCCGCACACGATCGCCAAACGCAACGTCCGCTTGCTCAGAGGGTTCGACGAGATGTTTTACGTGCCGCAATCGCGCCATACCGAGGTGCGGCGCGAGGATATCGAGAAGGTGCCGGGCCTCGAGATCCTGTCCGAATCCGAAGATTCGGGCGTATACATCGCCGCCACGGAAAACGGCAGGCAAATTTTCGTGACCGGCCATTCGGAGTACGACCCGCTGACGCTGAAGTGGGAGTACGACCGCGACAAGGCGAAGGGGCTGCGGATCGACGTGCCGCAAAATTATTTTCCGAACAACGACCCGTCCCGGTTGCCGCTGTCGACGTGGCGGGCGCACGCGAACCTGCTGTTTTCCAATTGGCTGAACTATTATGTCTACCAGGAAACGCCTTACGATCTCGGAGCAGGAATCTAA
- a CDS encoding ISLre2-like element ISTco1 family transposase, producing the protein MSHFTTTMPTMKEIEQWIFRKMQEEFARAMKQVLEALDQQILEQRDRERYRVKDERETSVNTVFGNVRFKRRLYCDRRSGKHVYLLDQLLQFEGRGKVSPHLEETAIAFASQGPSYRDSAKRLEQLLGYNVLSHQAIREKLMERAQQPMPAVKRRAARVLFVEVDGLYTKLQRSKKRGMENAIAVVHEGWEKNGKRVQLKNKQHYLHTSGGDFWEGFGDFLVERYEIDENTWLVVNGDGAAWIGECTSYFHQCLYMLDRFHVARDLKRFVGHLPQVWETVRRSLAKQDAAALMAVLEGVSEQEIAEENRKDWKPYKRFLKRHEKHLDDYRKTLQAKGIDTSGMRPMGSAESQMRIFAKRTKRGGYSWSERGVRAMLRTMMRIQEAGTVVRTVEGQASKQATPQQSINMRQLLKNVTQPVKGCIAGMIRMLQGPKQSSTTGMALKALRG; encoded by the coding sequence GTGAGCCACTTTACCACAACAATGCCGACGATGAAAGAGATTGAGCAATGGATTTTCCGGAAAATGCAGGAGGAATTCGCTCGTGCGATGAAGCAGGTACTGGAGGCGCTGGATCAGCAGATCCTGGAGCAACGGGACCGAGAGCGTTATCGAGTAAAGGACGAGCGTGAAACAAGCGTCAACACAGTGTTCGGGAATGTGCGCTTTAAGCGGAGATTGTACTGTGACCGTAGAAGCGGCAAACACGTGTATCTGCTGGATCAGCTGTTGCAATTCGAAGGGCGCGGGAAAGTCAGTCCGCATTTGGAAGAGACAGCAATCGCATTCGCAAGCCAAGGACCGTCGTACCGGGACAGCGCAAAGAGGCTGGAGCAGCTTTTGGGCTACAATGTGCTGAGCCACCAAGCGATCAGGGAAAAACTGATGGAGCGTGCGCAACAGCCGATGCCAGCGGTGAAACGGCGCGCTGCCCGCGTGCTGTTCGTGGAAGTGGATGGGCTGTACACGAAGCTGCAGCGGAGCAAAAAGCGCGGGATGGAGAACGCAATTGCAGTCGTACACGAAGGCTGGGAGAAGAACGGCAAGCGGGTACAGCTGAAGAACAAACAGCATTACCTGCATACGAGCGGCGGCGACTTCTGGGAAGGGTTCGGGGACTTTCTGGTGGAGCGTTACGAAATCGACGAGAACACGTGGCTTGTGGTGAACGGAGACGGCGCGGCGTGGATCGGGGAATGTACATCCTACTTTCACCAATGTCTGTACATGCTGGACCGCTTTCATGTGGCGCGTGATTTGAAACGCTTTGTTGGTCATTTGCCGCAGGTGTGGGAGACCGTGAGACGGTCTTTGGCCAAACAGGATGCAGCCGCGCTTATGGCGGTCCTGGAAGGCGTGTCGGAGCAAGAGATAGCGGAAGAGAACCGGAAGGATTGGAAGCCGTATAAAAGATTTCTAAAGCGGCATGAGAAGCATTTGGACGACTACCGAAAAACACTCCAGGCGAAGGGGATCGACACAAGCGGTATGCGCCCGATGGGAAGCGCGGAATCGCAGATGCGTATATTCGCCAAGCGGACGAAGCGTGGCGGGTACAGTTGGAGTGAGCGAGGCGTCAGGGCGATGCTGAGGACGATGATGAGGATTCAAGAAGCGGGCACGGTGGTAAGAACGGTTGAAGGACAAGCGAGTAAGCAGGCAACGCCGCAGCAGTCGATAAACATGCGGCAATTGCTCAAGAACGTGACGCAACCGGTCAAGGGTTGTATCGCTGGAATGATTCGCATGCTGCAAGGACCGAAGCAAAGCAGCACAACGGGTATGGCACTCAAAGCACTTCGCGGATAA
- the corA gene encoding magnesium/cobalt transporter CorA: MKIRLVNKGVFTPVEDVRAALTPPEDGFYWIDANIEDLVDLQPLFGLHDLAVEDCMTEEEQRPKLEVYENHYFIVINSIRFDDEEIFLRALNMFLGRHYLITVTRQKINELRSIKPILWEQEVNKADRLLYHLVDIVVDNYFLVGDRIEARIDSLEEDILMHSKKSHLTEIVGLRSEILWLKKVLGPQRDVIGALNKRDLRLIDDELQKYFVDIHENAIKIYETFETYRDLMGNLREAYQSSINTRANEIMRVFTALTTIFMPLTFITGVYGMNFDYIPGMHEEYGSIVLLVIMVLIGFGMFYYFRKRDWL, from the coding sequence ATGAAAATCCGATTGGTAAACAAAGGCGTCTTTACGCCGGTGGAAGACGTACGCGCGGCGCTGACCCCGCCGGAGGACGGCTTTTACTGGATCGACGCGAACATCGAAGACCTTGTCGACCTTCAGCCGCTGTTCGGGCTGCACGATCTGGCCGTGGAGGACTGCATGACCGAGGAAGAGCAGCGGCCCAAGCTGGAGGTTTACGAAAATCATTATTTCATCGTCATCAACAGCATACGTTTCGACGACGAGGAAATTTTCCTCCGGGCGCTCAACATGTTTCTCGGACGGCACTATCTCATCACCGTAACGCGGCAAAAAATCAACGAGCTTCGTTCGATCAAGCCGATTCTGTGGGAGCAGGAAGTCAACAAGGCCGACCGGCTGCTTTATCATCTCGTCGACATCGTCGTAGACAATTACTTTCTCGTCGGCGACCGGATCGAAGCCCGCATCGACAGTCTCGAAGAGGACATTCTGATGCACTCGAAGAAATCGCACCTGACCGAAATCGTCGGTCTGCGAAGCGAAATTTTATGGCTGAAAAAGGTGCTCGGACCGCAGCGCGACGTCATCGGAGCGCTGAACAAGCGCGATCTCCGGCTCATCGACGACGAGCTGCAGAAGTATTTCGTGGACATTCACGAAAACGCGATTAAAATTTACGAAACGTTCGAGACGTACCGCGATTTGATGGGGAACTTGCGAGAAGCCTACCAGTCGAGCATCAACACGAGGGCCAACGAAATCATGCGCGTTTTTACCGCTCTTACGACGATCTTCATGCCGCTGACCTTCATTACGGGCGTTTACGGGATGAATTTCGATTATATTCCGGGCATGCACGAGGAATACGGCTCGATCGTTTTGCTCGTCATCATGGTTTTGATCGGGTTCGGCATGTTTTATTATTTTCGAAAAAGAGATTGGCTGTAA